A single window of uncultured Pseudodesulfovibrio sp. DNA harbors:
- a CDS encoding YfiR family protein, with protein MKRDYFLIITLLLWTVFLCPVSVLAGGKSLTATSEQLQALYVQRLVKYVKWPVGAGPEPGEPYVIAATDSKKFKPYFNDSSSQFRLVQWPADGVHILVINGAPKREAAAILKRTAEMPVLTIGQSPANLRQGVVINFRMVGGKLKLQVNPHASEVAGLNISSRLLRIATIYRGEAYEQ; from the coding sequence ATGAAGCGTGATTATTTTTTGATCATAACGCTTCTTCTTTGGACAGTGTTTTTGTGTCCAGTGTCAGTCCTTGCCGGTGGAAAGTCGTTGACCGCGACCAGTGAACAACTTCAGGCCCTGTATGTGCAGCGGTTGGTCAAGTATGTGAAATGGCCTGTAGGGGCAGGCCCGGAACCGGGCGAACCGTATGTCATCGCTGCAACTGATTCCAAAAAGTTCAAGCCATATTTCAATGACTCATCATCGCAGTTTCGGTTGGTGCAATGGCCTGCGGATGGTGTTCATATTCTTGTTATCAATGGCGCGCCCAAAAGAGAGGCTGCCGCAATTTTGAAGCGGACAGCAGAAATGCCTGTGCTGACTATCGGGCAAAGTCCTGCGAATCTTCGTCAGGGAGTGGTCATTAATTTCCGTATGGTTGGCGGGAAACTCAAGCTGCAGGTCAATCCGCATGCAAGCGAAGTGGCGGGGTTGAACATTAGTTCAAGATTACTTCGAATAGCTACAATATATCGGGGAGAAGCCTATGAGCAGTAA